One window of Luteitalea sp. genomic DNA carries:
- a CDS encoding DUF87 domain-containing protein — protein sequence MTRLEVDNQRFGHFALSVIVHDTDRSRLNRTVAKTMKAFALANATLVDETYNLLTAWLATLPGGHPYQLRSLRLLETNFADLSFIFTLHTGDPVNTHLQREYLTVFETQHKSLYYWSPHYRDVGHTFVLGTTGAGKTTLTRYIVTHGQKYDPVTCIFDIGGEHHALTERFGGAYFHLTLDRQDCTINPFALPPTKDNLDFLANFIRVLLARDLTDREHNELLQCLQNLYEFDPPARRLSTLARMLPLSFEEPLRRWVHPGLYADLFDNATDTLTFSQWQAFDFEGLERYPQVLEALLYYVLHRAGSAITADADLATFTLFVVDEAWRFLRDPYVKAYIRSALKTWRKKNAAVILSTQSTDDLAQPVGLITEACERSSPQTPASTRRRHLTAVAVIS from the coding sequence ATGACCCGCCTGGAAGTCGACAATCAGCGGTTCGGTCATTTCGCCCTCAGTGTCATCGTGCACGACACCGACCGCTCGCGTCTCAATCGCACGGTGGCGAAGACGATGAAAGCGTTTGCCCTCGCGAACGCCACCCTGGTCGACGAAACGTATAACTTGCTGACCGCCTGGTTGGCGACCCTTCCGGGTGGTCACCCGTATCAACTGCGGAGCCTACGGCTCCTCGAGACGAACTTTGCCGATCTGAGCTTTATCTTCACGCTCCACACCGGCGATCCGGTCAATACGCACCTGCAGCGCGAATACCTGACGGTGTTCGAGACTCAGCACAAGAGTCTCTACTACTGGAGCCCGCATTACCGAGACGTCGGGCACACATTCGTCCTCGGCACCACGGGAGCCGGGAAGACCACGCTCACGCGGTACATCGTGACGCACGGGCAGAAGTACGACCCTGTCACGTGCATCTTTGATATCGGCGGCGAGCACCACGCGCTCACCGAGCGCTTCGGGGGCGCGTACTTCCACCTCACGCTCGATCGTCAAGACTGCACGATCAATCCCTTTGCCCTGCCGCCGACGAAGGACAATCTCGACTTCCTCGCCAACTTCATCCGTGTGCTCCTCGCCCGGGACCTGACCGACCGGGAGCACAATGAGCTCCTGCAATGCCTCCAGAATCTCTACGAATTCGACCCGCCGGCGCGTCGACTGAGCACGCTCGCCAGAATGCTGCCGCTCAGTTTCGAGGAACCGCTACGACGCTGGGTTCATCCCGGCCTCTATGCGGATCTCTTCGACAACGCGACGGACACCCTCACGTTCAGCCAGTGGCAGGCCTTTGACTTCGAAGGCCTCGAGCGATATCCCCAGGTGCTCGAAGCCCTCCTCTATTACGTGCTTCACCGTGCCGGTAGTGCCATCACCGCCGACGCCGATCTGGCCACATTCACGCTGTTCGTCGTCGACGAAGCGTGGCGCTTTCTCCGCGATCCCTATGTCAAGGCGTACATCCGATCCGCGCTGAAAACCTGGCGCAAGAAGAATGCAGCGGTGATCCTGAGCACCCAAAGCACGGACGACCTCGCCCAGCCCGTAGGCCTGATCACCGAGGCCTGCGAACGTTCCTCGCCCCAAACACCGGCGTCCACGCGTCGGCGTCACCTGACCGCAGTCGCGGTCATCTCCTAA
- a CDS encoding sigma-70 family RNA polymerase sigma factor → MRRDEDLLAAAQQGDPDALEALILRYQPRVYRFGVKMCRDVEDAADVVQETLLAMARSVRGFRGDASVSTWLYTIARSFCVKKRRRSKFAPAQEESLEALGNERLEDVSDPARGPEQEAAGREIERALTTAVESLDAAQREVLVLRDVEGLSAPEVAKVLGLSVQAVKSRLHRARLAVRQRVAPLLSIPAVAASQTARCPDVLMLFSRHLEGEIAPDVCAEMEAHLERCGHCRGACESLRPMLALCRAIPAPEIPASVRESIRDAIRLLLQQQMT, encoded by the coding sequence CTGCGCAGGGATGAGGATCTCCTCGCGGCGGCGCAGCAGGGTGACCCTGACGCTCTCGAAGCCCTCATTCTGCGCTATCAGCCGCGCGTGTACCGCTTCGGGGTAAAGATGTGCCGTGATGTGGAGGATGCCGCCGACGTGGTGCAGGAGACGCTGCTGGCCATGGCGCGGTCCGTCCGCGGGTTCCGCGGCGATGCCTCGGTTTCGACCTGGCTCTACACGATCGCTCGCAGCTTCTGCGTCAAGAAGCGACGCCGAAGTAAGTTCGCGCCGGCTCAGGAAGAATCGTTGGAAGCGTTGGGCAACGAGCGGCTCGAAGATGTCTCCGACCCGGCACGCGGTCCCGAGCAGGAGGCAGCAGGGCGAGAGATTGAAAGAGCTCTGACAACCGCTGTCGAGTCACTCGACGCGGCGCAGCGCGAAGTGCTCGTACTACGTGACGTCGAAGGCCTTTCCGCACCTGAAGTGGCGAAGGTGTTGGGGCTAAGCGTGCAGGCCGTCAAGAGCCGCTTACACCGGGCCCGCCTTGCGGTGCGGCAGCGAGTCGCACCTCTTCTGAGCATCCCAGCCGTGGCAGCATCCCAGACGGCTCGATGTCCGGACGTGCTGATGCTTTTCTCGCGTCACCTCGAAGGCGAGATCGCGCCGGACGTGTGTGCCGAGATGGAGGCGCATCTCGAGCGCTGTGGTCATTGCCGCGGTGCCTGCGAGTCGTTGAGGCCCATGCTCGCGCTCTGTCGCGCGATCCCCGCGCCAGAGATTCCGGCGTCGGTCCGAGAATCCATCCGAGATGCCATCCGCCTCTTGCTCCAGCAGCAAATGACCTAG
- a CDS encoding type II toxin-antitoxin system HicB family antitoxin, whose amino-acid sequence MVHEDHEAGGYWAEVVDLPGCFAAGDTLDELEQDVRGAIETYIAAQEKLGKPVPKGRNIDAPDLRRWEIAIA is encoded by the coding sequence ATGGTTCACGAAGACCACGAAGCCGGTGGTTACTGGGCTGAAGTCGTCGACCTCCCAGGTTGCTTTGCGGCGGGGGATACGCTCGATGAGCTCGAACAGGACGTCCGGGGTGCGATCGAAACATACATCGCTGCCCAGGAGAAGCTCGGCAAGCCGGTGCCGAAGGGCCGGAACATCGATGCGCCCGACCTTCGCCGCTGGGAGATTGCGATCGCCTAG
- a CDS encoding addiction module toxin, HicA family encodes MPKLPRDVTQSQVVSALVKAGGVEVKDVGKGSHRAVEMPNRHTVIIPRKVKPGLLSSVIKAVGLTLDQFLRYL; translated from the coding sequence ATGCCCAAGCTGCCGCGAGATGTCACGCAGAGTCAGGTCGTGAGCGCACTCGTCAAGGCCGGTGGTGTAGAAGTCAAGGACGTCGGCAAGGGTAGTCACCGCGCGGTTGAGATGCCGAACAGACATACCGTCATCATCCCCCGCAAGGTGAAACCCGGCCTTCTCAGCAGCGTCATCAAGGCTGTGGGTCTCACGTTGGATCAATTTCTGCGATACTTATAG